CGTGGATCATCAAGTCGTCGAGCAGGGGGAGCCGGCGTAGTGAATATACACACGTGAACCCAACCCATTTCCCACTGCCGATGCCGATAGAAATGCAGTCCAGCTCCTGCCCAAGCAAGCAAGCACCAAACCAAAGCAGCGCGCCGGAGGGGAGTCGGGGAGGAGCAGGGGGGAGTCAGGTCCATGGACCTGCCAGCGAAACGGGGCTGGCTTCCGCCGCTCAGATCGACGGGTCCCGCGCTGGAGGCAGGGGGCGGAGCGGTAGAGGAGCCGGGGCCTCGGAGCAGGAGGCCGACCCTCGGGGCTCTGCTTCAAGCCAGGGTTTCAATCGACCTCGGAATCCACAAGCTCGATATCGATGGAGATGAGGACAGAATCAGCGCGCTCCCCGACGACGTCCTCCTAGAAATCCTAGAGCGCCTCGACGACATGCGCGAGGCGGTCCGCGCCGGCGCACTCTCCACGCGGTGGCGGCACCTCCCCCACCGGCTCTCGCACCTGGTCCTCGACATCATGCACTTCGGCTTAGACACTTCGACTTCGAGGGCCGACCTCGGGGGAAGTTCTTCGGCGGTCGAGGCCATGCAGGCGTACACACGCGCGCTGTACAGGTCACTGTCTCCGTGTCCTCCTCCGGCTGGCTGCAAGCGCGCTATCAAGACCCTCATCCTACGTTTCTTACCTGTGACGGACCTGACCTCCATAGGCCACGCCGTGGAGGACGTTGTCAGCCACGGTGAGACTGAGTTTCTTGGATTTTACATCTACTCGCCAGACCGTTATGGTCGGGAGGGGATCATGTCCTTCTCCACCACCTGCCCAGTTGCCTGCCTTTCGGTGGCTCACCAAGCTTACGTTCCTT
The sequence above is drawn from the Triticum aestivum cultivar Chinese Spring chromosome 7A, IWGSC CS RefSeq v2.1, whole genome shotgun sequence genome and encodes:
- the LOC123150691 gene encoding uncharacterized protein, which gives rise to MDLPAKRGWLPPLRSTGPALEAGGGAVEEPGPRSRRPTLGALLQARVSIDLGIHKLDIDGDEDRISALPDDVLLEILERLDDMREAVRAGALSTRWRHLPHRLSHLVLDIMHFGLDTSTSRADLGGSSSAVEAMQAYTRALYRSLSPCPPPAGCKRAIKTLILRFLPVTDLTSIGHAVEDVVSHGETEFLGFYIYSPDRYGREGIMSFSTTCPVACLSVAHQAYVP